GCAATCGCCGCTACCGCGATGGCGCTCGTCACGGGGTTTACCACCGCCCACATCGGCGGCGGTGCCGCTGCCACAGCTTCCTCGTCATCTCCTACGCTCACCACCAATAAAGCGGAATCGACGACCGCTATCCGTCGCTGGCGGCTTCCGCGCTCTGCAGATGCTGGCAACGTGACTGTCAGACCACGAATCAAGACCAACGGCCGCGGGCTGCGGCGCACGGTTGTGCTGCAACGCCGCGTCACCGGTGAGTCCTGGCAGCGGGTGTTCACGAAGCAGACCTCGAAGCGAGGCCGGGTACGCATAGCGCTGGAACCGCTGGCCTCCGAAACCCTTCAGTTCCGACTGCGGGTTCGCGGTACCAAGAAGTACGCACCACGTAAGAGCCGTGCCCTACGACTGACTGCCACATCTACCGGCCGCTCCCCAGGTGCCTCCTTCGATCCAACACCCGGCGACGCCAGCAGTGCGCCCGCAGCCCCCGGCAACTCTGAGTCAACCGATCCCGGCAGTCCCGCCGCACCGGGAGCGCCGGACACGAGCAGTCCCGCCGTACCGGGAGCGCCGGACACGAGCAGTCCGCTGGACCTGTGTGGGGCCGACGCCCAGCACTCGGTGACCGGGTATGTGAGTGACAGCGCACTCGATGAGATTTCCGGCCTCACCGCTAGTAGACGCAACAGCAACCGCTACTGGGTCCACAACGACAGCGGTGACGGGCCGCACCTGTATGCCATCAACTCCGCCGGCTCGCTGCGGCAGACTGTCTCCCTGTCCGGTCTTTCACCGCGAGACTGGGAAGATATCGCTACCGGCCCTGGACCTATCGGCGGTGAGCCGTACCTTTACGTTGCCGATTTCGGTGACAACCGCCGAGTCCGGAGCACCATCGCGATCTACCGCCTCCTAGAGCCGACCGCAGGATCAGGTAACAGTAGTACCGGTAATTTTGATGTCCTGACCTTGACCTACCCGGATGGGCCACACAACGTGGAGGCGCTCTTGGTCGACCCATGGGATGGCTCACTGCTCATCGTGACAAAAGAGTCCGGCGCAACTGCCCAGCTGTACTCCACCGGCTCATTCGGTTCCGGTAGCCACAGTCGAACTCTGCAGCACCGCGGTCAGAGCACCATCTCCGAGATCGCCACCGGCGGCGATGTCTCACCTGACGGGCGATCCATCGTCGTGCGGGGCTACGGCGGTGTGCACGGCTGGACAAGGTCGGCAGGAGAAACCCTGTGGGGCGCAATGCAGGGCTCTCGCTGTTCCCTCGCCAGCGTCGGCGAACCGCAGGGGGAGGCGATTGCCTTCACTTTCGATGGCAGCGGTTACCTCACTATCAGCGAAAGAAATGAGGCAGCAGTAAACGTCTTCACCTTGAACTGATCAGACAGTGCGACTACTCGCCCAAGACTGCTCGGGCCAACTTCTCAGCCGACTGTGCCACGTCAGCAGTGCCGTCCAGGTGGACGTCAGCGCGCTCCGGCGGCTCGTACTCTTGACCGACGCCAGTCATGTTAGGCAACGTGCCTTTAGCGGCCTTGGCGTACAGTCCCTTGGGATCTCGTTCCTGAGCGACTTCTAGCGGGGTATCGATAAATACCTCGAGGAACTCCCCTTCTTCGAAGATGGAGCGAGCAGACCGACGATCGGCACGGTAAGGCGACACCAACGCGATGATGACCACGAGACCGGCATCCACCATGAGTTTGGCGACCTCAGCAACCCGACGGACATTTTCGGCGCGATCCTCCGGGGTGAAGCCCAAGTCTCGGTTCAAGCCGGTGCGGACGTTGTCACCGTCCAGCACATAGGTGTGCACACCTTGGGCATGCAGCATGGCCGCAGTGGCATCAGCAACGGTGGACTTACCCGCTCCGGATAGGCCAGTAAGCCAAATCGCTTTGCCATCGTGGCCCTTCAATCGCATCCGAGCGTCTCGGTCCACCGCGTAATCATGCGGTGTCACGTTGAAGGCCCGTCGCATGGCGTGCCGGGTTAGACCCGCCGCAACCGTGTCACTGGACACGCGATCAACCAGCAGGAATCCACCGCTGTCTCGACAGGTCTCATACTCATCCAGCGGAATCGGGGTGTCAGTAGCCAGTTCGACCCGACCGATGTCGTTCATCTCCAACACCCGGGCGGCGTCGTGGTGACCGGTCACCACGTCAAGTCGATGTCGAACCGCGGTGACGGTTGCGGGGATAACTCGTGGGCCGACATAGACCAGATACGAGCGGCCATGTGCCAACGGCTCCTCACCGATCCAGACCAAGTCCGCGGCGAAGCGGTCCGCTGGCTGGGTAGCCGCGGCACCCTTGTGGCAGAGCAAATCTCCCCGGGTAATGTCCACTTCCCGATCCAGCAGCAGGGTTACTGCTTGCCCCGCTGAGGCCGCCGGCCAATCGCCGTCGGCTGTAACGATACGATCCACCGAGGCAGTCACCCCAGAATCCGCGATCACCACGTCATCGCCAACCCGGACCTCCCCAGATGCGATTGTTCCGGAGTAGCCGCGGAAGTTGCTACTGGCGCGCGAGATCATCTGCACTGGGAGCCGGAAAGGTGCAGTCTTAGCCTCGTCGACCGGTTCCCAGTTCACCAGTGCATCCAGCACCGAGCCGCCGGAGTACCACGGCATGTCGGGGCTACTGCTTTCAATGACGTTGGCCCCGCTCATGGCACTGACCGGAATGACAGTCACTTCGTCAATGCCTAGTCGGGCAGCCGCTGCACGGATACCGCCGCTGAGCTCCTCATAGGTGGCGTGTTCGTAGCCAACGAGATCCATCTTATTGATCGCCACCACAATGCTGGTGACTCCCATCAGGGCGCACACTGTTAGGTGACGGAAGGTCTGCGGCCGCAATCCGCGGGCCGCGTCCACCAACAACACCGCCACGTCCGCTGTCGAGGCAGCGACCGCCATATTGCGGGTGTACTGCTCATGGCCTGGGGCGTCGGCGATGATGACCCGGCGACTACTGGGC
The sequence above is a segment of the Actinomycetes bacterium genome. Coding sequences within it:
- the cysC gene encoding adenylyl-sulfate kinase, giving the protein MTAVAQEIQVLDRASEARSAVLRMVACGSVDDGKSTLIGRMLAETDSVPIDQLEYARRTRRGGSTIPVGEIDYSLLTDGLEAEREQGITIDVAYRHMDLPSSRRVIIADAPGHEQYTRNMAVAASTADVAVLLVDAARGLRPQTFRHLTVCALMGVTSIVVAINKMDLVGYEHATYEELSGGIRAAAARLGIDEVTVIPVSAMSGANVIESSSPDMPWYSGGSVLDALVNWEPVDEAKTAPFRLPVQMISRASSNFRGYSGTIASGEVRVGDDVVIADSGVTASVDRIVTADGDWPAASAGQAVTLLLDREVDITRGDLLCHKGAAATQPADRFAADLVWIGEEPLAHGRSYLVYVGPRVIPATVTAVRHRLDVVTGHHDAARVLEMNDIGRVELATDTPIPLDEYETCRDSGGFLLVDRVSSDTVAAGLTRHAMRRAFNVTPHDYAVDRDARMRLKGHDGKAIWLTGLSGAGKSTVADATAAMLHAQGVHTYVLDGDNVRTGLNRDLGFTPEDRAENVRRVAEVAKLMVDAGLVVIIALVSPYRADRRSARSIFEEGEFLEVFIDTPLEVAQERDPKGLYAKAAKGTLPNMTGVGQEYEPPERADVHLDGTADVAQSAEKLARAVLGE